One stretch of Telopea speciosissima isolate NSW1024214 ecotype Mountain lineage unplaced genomic scaffold, Tspe_v1 Tspe_v1.0012, whole genome shotgun sequence DNA includes these proteins:
- the LOC122647085 gene encoding NADH-ubiquinone oxidoreductase chain 3, translating into MSEFAPICIYLVISPLVSLIPLGVPFPFASNSSTYPEKLSAHECGSDPSGDARSRFDIRFYLVSILFIIPDPEVTFSFPWAVPPNKIDPFGSWSMMAFLLILTIGSLYEWKRGASDRE; encoded by the coding sequence ATGTCAGAATTTGCACCTATTTGTATCTATTTAGTGATCAGTCCGCTAGTTTCTTTGATCCCACTCGGTGTTCCTTTTCCATTTGCTTCCAATAGTTCTACCTATCCAGAAAAATTGTCGGCCCACGAATGTGGTTCCGATCCTTCCGGTGATGCCAGAAGTCGTTTCGATATACGATTTTAtctggtttctattttatttattatcccTGATCCGGAAGTAACCTTTTCCTTTCCTTGGGCAGTACCTCCCAACAAGATTGATCCGTTTGGATCTTGGTCCATGATGGCCTTTTTATTGATTTTGACGATTGGATCTCTCTATGAATGGAAAAGGGGTGCTTCGGATCGGGAGTAA
- the LOC122647084 gene encoding ribosomal protein S12, mitochondrial — MPTLNQLIRHGREEKRRTDRTRASDQCPQKQGVRPRVPTRTPKKPNSAPRKIAKVRLSNRHDIFAHIPGEGHNSQEHPMVLIRGGRVKDSPGVKSHCIRGVKDLLGIPDRRRGRSKYGAEKPKSI; from the coding sequence ATGCCTACATTAAATCAATTGATTCGTCATGGTAGAGAAGAAAAACGGCGCACGGACCGTACTCGAGCTTCGGATCAATGTCCCCAGAAGCAAGGAGTACGCCCGCGTGTTCCAACGAGAACACCGAAAAAACCAAATTCAGCTCCACGTAAGATAGCCAAAGTACGGTTGAGCAATCGACATGATATATTTGCTCACATTCCGGGCGAAGGTCATAATTCGCAGGAACATCCTATGGTGTTAATAAGAGGAGGTAGAGTGAAAGATTCGCCAGGTGTGAAATCCCATTGTATTCGAGGAGTCAAGGATTTGCTGGGAATTCCGGATCGAAGAAGGGGCAGATCTAAATATGGTGCGGAAAAACCCAAATCGATATGA